From Nyctibius grandis isolate bNycGra1 chromosome 18, bNycGra1.pri, whole genome shotgun sequence:
CTACTTTATTGTGATGAATTTGACAGAAATGAACTGAAACAAGATGGATTCAATCAGGTTATCTCTGAACTTCCATGGCATTTTAGTTTAGATCTGAATGGTGTGACTAATTTCTCTCATGACTGGACAGAGCATAACCATTGGAAAATCTGGACTTTGAGTCAGATGTTACAGTGAAGATTAATTGTTCATATATAGACAAGGAGCTATTTCTGACtgtctttcccctctccccctcctttctTGATAAACAGGTAAAAGAAATTCAGGATGATTTAGAGAAACTGAGTCCTCATAAAATCAAACATACTAAAAAGGTAAGATGTAATTATCCTTCAGGCTGTGAGTAACTTATTGACAGGAAGTTTTCTAGCTAATTGGGTTTAATTGTCTCGGGTACACCTGAGCCCTCACcagaaaagagattttctttgtgtcttGCACCTTTCATCTCATTCTAACAGAAGGACGTCTCACTTGGTCTGATACTGCCTTTGCtgcttccctcttctcctcaaTTCTTACCTGTCTACAGTAAACTGGGGAGGAGGGCTGTTGGTCTTCTGCTTTTATGTGACTTCTAATTCCTTCTAAATTCCAATTCCTTTTCTGAATAACACTGTGTTCTACTCTTGGCTACTTTTTTAAACGTCCTGTGGATGTCGCTCAATCTTATCAGCCtcctttctgattttcttctctgcccAGCATCTTTCAGAAAGATACTACTGAGATCATGCCTCCTGTTTGGCCAGTATTGTCCTGTTGTTCTCTTGTGTTTTTCcatcatttgtattttcttctgtaacaaAAGCTGGAGGATGGAGAATGTTCTGTTTGTGGAATAGTTTCACATTAGGGTCAAGCCCGTGACTACAGTACTCTGTTGGCATAGGTAGTAGAAACATCAGAATATGTTATGAACAGGCTATTTTATCTGAAGCTAGCATGATACTTGGTATGAGTACTGTTGTGTAGTACCTTTAGTAGGTTACTTAAatgcctgttttgttttatctcaCAAATAACCTCATATCCATCAGAATTATCCCAAGCCTGAGTGTTTCTCCATGAAATTTTGGCAACAATTCTTTGAATAGTATCAGTGTTCGTAGAAACTATAGCtattaaagcatttatttttcatttttccagtcTCGAGCAGTATCCAGATTGGCGGCAGCACACAGAGGAGCTGTACGAGCCTTGCAGGCATTTGCAAATCAGTTTACAGATCAAACAGAGCAGCAGATCCCTACCCACTACAAGGAACTGGGCAGTCTTATTCGACAACTGTCTCTCTGTTCTGCCAAACTAGAAGTGGATTCTTCCATTTCTGACATTATTATAGATATTTTGCTACAAGTTGAGgtaggaaaaaacattttggttttgctaagGCAGAAAAGATGTAGTGAAATATGAGACAGCAAACTATATTGTGCATTCATGAAATGGCAGAGTATCTTactgttggtttggggttttttttgtgttaaaggCCATATTTCCTAATGTATCGATATGTTTCTATTGTTCCTAAATAATGGTGGTCTAAAATAGAGTTGCATCCTAAACACAGAAGCAACTTGCTGCTGTTCTTCTTGATGCTGTTCCTGTCTTTATTGGCTCTCCTGGTAGAATGAGGACTGGTAGTGATAGTGGTAACAAAGCACCAGTTTCTGATTTGTTTGCCATTTCCAGGACTGAAAGGATGGCATTTTATCTGTTGGTGTAAGTTATGTGTTTATTGTTTTGTGATGCATGCTTTAGTCATCAGGATTAGTGATGAGCTTCTGAGCCTCACACGTGGTGGTGGGTGCGGAATTGTCCAGGCAGAAGATAAAGTTGTAGCTACAAGAGTTACTTAAGCTCTGTGCCCTTCAAATGGCTTTTGTTAGTGATATCCGATGTCTTAAAATACGTTGTTGGTATAATATAAAAGTTCTGATTCACGTTTCCTGCTGCAGTTCATACCTacaagatgtttttcttttaagtaagaACCTATGTAACCTGAACTAATTTGAAACCAGTATTTAAGTAATTTGAATAAAAGCATCTGATGCAGTAGCCAtaagatgttttattttccttaaaatattgttctcactgtaagagctgtgtttttatttttactgttctgaACTGCCTATGAGAACAGCAACAGTGCTAACTGTTTGGGAACAGGAAAGGAGGTAGAATTGTTTAAGTTTGGACTTAGCTTTTGGAAGACTGTCTGTCTGTCTTACCATAGTGATGcgggcacttttttttttgtctgtagctTTTGTATCCATTTCTTTTTGAACAAGCTGTAAGCAGATACtttttgtaaatacaaaaatgcaAGCCTTTTCTGTAAGATTTAAGTTAATAATATGAAGAAGCTTCTGCATGAACAAGCTATCAGGAATAATCACTaccacaaaaaccaaaaccacaccaaaaaagTTCCAACTACTTAGAATCTCTTGaatttgtttctcattattACATCAGGTTTACTGAGAGAGTAAttaaaattctaaatatttGGTGTAGGATCTGGATTCactgctggaaaagaaacaaacacccaaaaaagtgaagaaatgtatttcagcaTCTCAGGGCAAATCTCCAAGAAACACTGAGACATTTCCAGccagaaagcagctttcatctccaaaaggagaaaacaaacctcTCATCTTAAAGGGACAGCATGGACAAGAACCTAGAAAACCTCCAGCTGCCAGGAGTCTCTTGACTGGtttgtattttgaattattaaatacatttttatcagTTAACTTAACCATCTGCAGTTCAATTTTGTAGTATGTTACATACTGTTGGTCAGAAGTGTATTACAGCCCATATGTAGTTACCAGATTCACATAGctttgttctgcatttttttcagctgttccccTGGGACGATAGACTTGCAGGTTTATATGCCTCTTTATAACtatattatcatcatcatcatattCTTCCTACTTTTGTCCATTTCTTTTACTGTGGGCTACACttggactgttttttttttgcagtgtacACCTAAATGGCAGTTTACAAGTTGACATTAATGGTGCATACAGAATATTTCCAAATATCTACCTAGATAACACTGTATAACTgtattatttataaacattgacatgttgcaaatatttcagcagGTCAGAAGGCAAACAGTTGTGCTCATATATTGCACGATAAattccaagaagaaaatgacCCACCTACTGCAGAGAGAAATGTCACTTTACAAGGAAGCATAGATGCATTGGTGAGAGCTAGGGCTGTAAAAAAAGATCCCATTCTTGAACGTGGCCCTTTGAAGAAGAAAGGCATGCTATTACCTGCAAAATCACAGGTATAGAGATTATGCTTTCTTCTGCTTGTCCTCTGGGATTTGTCATATAATGTAAGACACTGTCAAGCTTTGCACTTTCtcacaatttttttattctgagctAGGAGGTAAACTATGTCATCTGCCTTCGTTATTTCTAGTGGTTATGACTATTTTatcaaatgttttttgaaagtaGTGTTATTGTTCCTTGTAAATGCACTGTACAACTAGAAACAGTGAATAACAGAATTAGCAAGGAAAACTTTCACCGAAACTAGTTTCATGTTTGAAATTGGCATGGTTATTTTTCAACTTGaaattaaagctgaaatattttcctcttattGATCATCCTCTGTAATGAAAAATGCACTCAGCAGTAGTGTTGTGCTAATGCTACTGTTAGTAGGAGGATATAAGTTAGGCAGATTTACTGCATTGATTACAGAAATTATAAAACTTCACGGTACAAATTCTGGTTTCTGGTAAGTCCTTCTTGCAACCAGCAAGAGGCTTCTGTAATGCAAACGGACGAGttctttaaagaatattttgaagTGCCAAATTTTGcaaatagttttttttattaaatgctttttttccctttcctcgGAGTATCACCTTCAGCTTGAAAAATCAGATCTGATACAGTAACATAGATACACGCATACGTAACTTTTACTGCTTCCCATATCTATCTGTCAGTGAGGATTGTGAGCAGGAAGGTTAAGCATTTCAATATTTCATACTGAGGGGACTAGTCTAAGTGCCCTTGTAGCAAACACAAATATGGCAATATTATAGCTTCATGGCTGAATAAAATGTTATCTTGGAAACCTGTTTGGATTTATTAAGAGTTAACATAGAGTCTaattctgaaaatttcaaaagaagtttttccccaTGAAGAGCAACATTGAAAGCCAGCAAGCATGACAGCAGACAAATTCTGAAGCAGAATgcaatatactttaaaaattcaaCAACTGGAATATATGTTTCTAATATGATTGTGTTAATTTTAAGGGAATGCTGAAATCTCTAAAATCAAGACAGGCACAGCCTCAAGGAAAGCGTGCCCGATTTCAAGAGACAACTATAGCTTTCCAGCAAAAAGAGAACAAACGACTTGTTAAGGAGAGCAGAATACCCTGCGTGCCTCCAAATCCTACCTCTCCCGCTGTTTCACCTATGCGGTATGTTCACAGTCTAGTGGAACCCATCTCTACCCTGCTTTCCTATGGAAGTGCTGCTGTATCTGTACTAGTAAATAGGATGGATTTGGCCTGGCTATCAGACCATGAAGGCAagtggcacagcacagctcgCTACCAGATAGCTGTATTCTTTTCCCACTTGGCACAAAGTGGCCTCATTCATACAGCCTGGGAAGAGCCACTGCTTTATGCTTTTTCCTAGATCTCAGGTCCAAGTATTGTCTGGGAGTCATAGGCCAAACTGTGCTAGGCAGGGCATTGACAAAACACACAGTATGCAGAATGGATATTCACACTGCATTAAGAAGGTAAATATTATCTTCCTGTTCCAGAAGAACAAAATATGTTCTTTGTCCTAGCCAATAATAGAGTGcaggtttattttaaactatattCAGCATCCTGTAGACCAGAGCTCCCCAAATTTAGTTTGCTTTGGGACTGCTGTTTGTGGCAGTTGAAGCAGGAGCTTCAACTGCTGATCCAGCTGCTGGATCTGTAGTAGGCAGTGTGCATGGTAAGGTAGATACGGAGCTCATCTCTCCGGGCAGTATTTGTGGATAGCCATGAAGTTGCCTGTTTGCCAGTAGCAGAAACATAATTGAAGATTCCTGGTTTTCAACACAATTTCCTGGCTCATACGGTCTTAAAGTCAGTATTTCTAAAGTTTTTTGCAAGTTTTCTAAACTAATACTCCAAATCACATTATTTCATTCTTCACTTGTTAGAATGTGCATTTTTTAACCCTCTATATTACTGTTTTATTGATGAAGACTAGCACGGCCTGAAGCAGAAACTTCAAGAAGAGTGAAGGTTCTAACTGACTTTAACagaggagaaatgaaagaaataaaaaagttaagGTAATGACTTGCTTTGAAGAGCTAATAAATGGTGTCAGATCTGATATGGTCTTCTCCCCGCTCCCACCAGTCCCCCAAAAAGtacatttatgtttttttttaaattattgttgtCATATCGAGTTTCAGAATGGCATtgtcatttgttcttttttgtgtAGGTCACAAAGTTCTTCTCCAACCCAGTATGCAGACAAAGTTGAGAAGGCAGTACGGGAGCGTTTAGAACCTCTAGTAGATAGGACACAGGTAGTACAGTCAAGCTCATGCCACTGTTTGAAGGATGCCTTTAGAGCTGTAAAACATTTATAAAGGGGCAACACACAGTTTCTTTTCAACTTAATGCAGGTCATATTTATGTAGTCAACACAGTTTTGGACGTTTGGAGAGtgtatttccatttcagtatGTGGGTCTTGAGTTATTGTAATGAACTTTGGCAAAGCtgcataaaatttttttttgttaggttttTGTCAAGTGGATGCattttgaagttgttttttaatggtCATAACAGTTCCACACGGAACACGACTGGACCTtataagattattttaataattcttaTAATACCATATTTAATGACTAAATAAATTTGGGCTAGcaatattcatagaatcatagaaggaAAAAGTTGAAATGACAATTGGATTATTTCCATGAGCTGCTGTAAGAAATGCTTGATTTGTAAGCATTCTTTCCCCCCAGttgtttttgggttttcttctttctttcttgcattgtctgtgtgtgtgtttgtttgtttgtttgtttgttttttaatagcagGTTGCAGCAAATGCAGATATTCTGAGTGAAAAGCTATTGGATGATCTTTTGGAAGATACTGCTCAGGAACTGTGGAGTATGGAGCAGCATGAGAGACTCCAGACGGAGGCTCTGCCTATAGCTGGCACTCATAGTCTAGAGTCAATGTTGCAAAGAATGGAGGAAATTGAAGTAaggttttctctctttgttgGTCTCATTAGTCCCAATTTCTTGTTTACTGTCCATAAATTGTAACATCTGTAAGTATCTACGTTCTTAAATGAAGCAAGGTCTGACAGGATCAGTATGTAAAATGAAAGACTCGGAAAGAGTTTGCACTTCCAGCAAAACGTAGTGTAAGAATAGAAGAATGTTTACCCTAATGGTTTTATTGCTAGCTTTAGAGTTGGTAGGCCTGAGTTTGCTTCCCACCTCAAGACTTTGTGGCTTAAATAATCACATGTGAACAGGAGAATCAGTATTGCGATTATGTTGATTGTCTCACAGATTGGAAAGTATTTGaacatttatgcattttttttttctttgtgatctAGGATCCTAGCATTCCAGTAGCATGAGCTTCTCAAGGGAGTACGCTCTGgcaatccaaaatattttacagggCAACATGGGGAAGTCAGACAAATACATGGTTATCTGTGCCCTTATTTATCCATCTTTCTatgtaaatattaatgaggtTATCATTTACTTAACTTGAACTTTCTCATACATTGCTTGCttaaaaatttctctttgaTCAGCTTTTCCATaactttttgttctgttccAACCTTCCTGTTCAGTGAAATTTATTGTAACTTAGAACTATTGGTTTAGTGCCGTTTACTTCTAGAGATCTATTCATATTAACTAGGCAAAATAAGCCTACTTTGACCAAGGAGGATCATGATCTGCTTTCCTATTAGGTGATAAGTAGTACAGCTGAACTGCTAAGTATGTGTTGATTGATTAATTTTGTATGTTCAAAACCAGAGGTACCAGGAGGCTGTACGCAGGAGATTCACCCAGATTGTGTACAGTGATGTGGAGTTGTGGGCCCAGGAAGACAAAATGGGTAGGTGCCTTTTTGTCTtcccacacccggggctaaacaataagcagttgttctctcactcaatatcccttccccaaccaaggaagggagttgggaaaaggagggagactcgtgggttaaatttaaacagatctaataaaataaagaaaccaataacaatggtaatacaaaacacacaaaattacacttagcccacagagttgtggcaagttgctccaggaatagcaatcattgagaaggagcaagagggaggagagaagacaagagagcaaaaagagccccacccctccccagcagtgaGCAAGCAGATACTTAATCTTCTAGTTTGCttctcagattttctttcctctggttttaataaactatCAGTTTAAATGGCTTAGAGTTCAAGAGTAAACGTTAGGTAAATATTGGTGTAGCGTGAATCCATGACAGTTTAAGGTTTTTCTGGCAGTACGCAGAAGATAATATCAAATCACTTAAGCTtagaagatttttctctttccttattCTTTTCAAGTGATGGTGATATTGTTTTTAGGTCTTGCAGCATATatgcatgtttaatttttatagcCTCAGAAAATCTGGATTTTTCTGTACAGAATTCATTATCCCATGTGATTCAGCAAAAAGTATTTaatccttggaaaaaaaacagtttggatGCTTCCAGTTCACACTAATCacatttttcctgcttgtttttATTGGATAGAAAATAAGTGAAAGAATGTAGAGTCCTTCAGATGGAAGATATAACTAACTTTTCACATcagattaaatttttaattgagAGGGACCTAAGTAATGTTAGTAGGAAACTGTTCACTAATGAAAGGTAGCATTCCAAACAATAGTTTGATGTTTCCCATACGTAAGTGTACATACTTTAATATTGTTTGCCACAGTGGCATGCTAGTAAGGATGACTTACGCTTGTTATTTTTCCCATTGCCCTGCTCTGTTCTTTATCCTACTATCTGATTAAGTACAACAGTGAGGCTACACTGATTTTCTAAGCTGAGTATCTGATCACATACTGACTTTAATGGAACTGTGTTGTTTTACACCAGTTGAAAAATCTCACAGTAAGACTGGTGAAGACTTAGCCCAAAtcttgatggattttttttccatgtcttgGATTTACTGCCAAGATTAATAGATTACAGTAGTTTTAGAGtggtattttctctctcttctctagAAGTACCCACTGACACAACAAACTATTTATACTAAAGGTAGGATTTCTAAAATGCTCAGCTTTAATACACTGAGCTCTTGGAAATATGATATTGAATTTACATTTTAGGGGCTTATCACCTTCAATACTTTACTTACCTGAAGGACGTCCccttaaaagaagcaaaagtcTTTGTGAGGACTTACCTGCAGAAAATGtagttttttctcttccaaagaaacaattttaaatgttttcttcttcctcctagAACAACAAATTTCATCAATAGCTAAAAGACCTACATCTCCTCATCCAATTCAGATAACCAAATTAATCGGATGCACAAATCCAGAAATGGacattttgtctgaaaaacTTTTTGATGGCAAGTAAGTAGAATATTTGACCCTGCACTAAACTGTGGAGCATATGAGCTGTGTGTCTTCATTATAGtgttttcattacagaaaattaTGGTTACTACTTGAAGAGATTTTCTGATCCTTCAAAAAGGTGCTTGAAAATCTAGTTCTGGCTTAATAACTGTTTTATCTTTCCAGTGATATTGACGAAAACaaagaagcagaggagaaattGCAGACTGAAAATTATATTCTGCAGCCCTCGACTCGAAATTCTCTACAGAAAGAGTGCTCTGTGTCTCTCTCTGTGCCAAAGCATATGCTCCAGAGCATCTTGGATTATAACAGCAGATACAAGCATCACTTAAAGCTTATTTCCCATGAGGTGGTAGGCAGTTTCAATCCATGGCAGATTGCTGAGAGGTATATGAACTCTCTTTGTGTTTTTGAAGTGAATGTATCAGCTGATGAACAGGTTTTTCTGTCCTTATTCAGGAAAGGAGTGGGGAGAAGGCTGTTTAAATTCCAAATTGAAAGCCAGAGCAGTCAGCTGTTGGACTGTTTCTCTACTGGTACTCAGTGTTCATGGATTTTTAAGGTAGTTGGATAAAACAAAAGGGTATGGGAGGAGAATATTCTGGAGGAGTGattatttttcacatctttctgTGGTGTTACCACAAAAACAACCGTGTGAAATATAGGGTAGCTTCAGAAGACTATCATCAACAGGTAagttgaaggaaaacaaaagtaacttttttttttcctgagtgaaaaagaaataaagcactgTAAATAACTGTGCAAATTTTAATCTTTGTGATGAGGGATTATGAAGTTGATGTTTCATGGAACCATGGAACAACAGCAGATACTCTTTTAAAAAGAGTCCACTGGCCTTAGTGCAGATTTCAATGCTTCTTCTTCCACAAGTCTTCATGCTTCATTACTGTCAGAAGCGTGACATAGGTGGCTTACCATCCCTTAGTACAAATAGAAGAGGTGAAGAAGCAGTAAGTAACAGTCTCTCTGCTGTTCACTTCCTGTCAAACAAAAATTGTTTATCACACTCAATGTCTGCTAAGCAAAGCAGAGCAATGTAAGATGAAATCCCCACCCTTGAACTGAAGCTTGAAGAAGTGTTTTGATTGCTCAGTAACAGGTATAGCAACTAAATTGTATCACTGGTTGTCGTTTCCTTGCACTTCTCTTGAGTGATTGCCTACAATTGCCTAGAAATCATTTGCAATATGTATGACAGATTTCAGAAATCAGTTATTGGTCTTGTAAAGTCCCAGCCCaaaaaaagcatggaaataCAGGCTGAACTTGTACCTTGCTAGTCCTGTTCTATCAGAactgaagaaatactgaaacaacATCAGCTGGCATAGAGGGGCTGTTAATTCCCTGCAGAGTGGAAATCAGAAGGCTTCTGACTGGGaggagagaaatgaaagaagaaaactctGGAGTATTAAGAAAGAATTACAAAATCTAACCTCAGTGGTTGTAGATGGAGTGGTTTGCCATAATAGTCTGTATTGGCAGACTGGACATCAGGCTTAATTGCCAAGAGTTTTTAAACTTCTGCACACATTTGTAATGTAGTAGCATTGAAATCAGTGATACAGCTCATTTGAGTCACATTTGGCATCTGCATCAGTGTTTCCAGGAACGGGTCCTGCAATATTTGAGATGACTTGCATGCGTGAAGGTAATCATGCGTGTTGATGGTTTGCCCAACTGTGGATAAGTGGGCAAATGTTTTAATAACTGTGGTTAGACCACTGTATTTGAATCTACTGAACTAAACCACTGAAATACGCCTTGTCGGTTCTCTGTACTGTCATTCTGCCTTGTGAACTGTACTCCTTTTTATAATTGGTGTGAGGCTGGATAGTTTAAAGACTGTCACCTTCTTGGGATTGGCGGATGGATTAAATGGCAGTGAATCTGTCCTTCTGACAGCTGAATTCCACTGCTGCCACTTGCCTGATGCATGTTGTTACTTGAAATCAAACTACAAACGCGATCTGGTGTCCGGCATGCTTCATGGACTTATTCTTACCACCAGAGGGCATTACAAATCCTTTTATATAAAATAGTATCTCACAGTGTTTAATAGAAGACACACTCCCGTGCTATGCTCAAAAGGTCTTTCTAAAGACTAACTTTATGATATTTTAGAACTTACGCAAAAGTGAAGAGAAGTTTTCAATAAAttgttttcccttctgtaaCATCTGCTGTGGTCTAGAGATCACTGAAAATTGAAATTTCTCATCTCACTTTTCCTTAAACTTTATTGCTCTCAGTAAGGCCTGATTTAGTGGCAGCTAAAATC
This genomic window contains:
- the KIAA0753 gene encoding protein moonraker isoform X1, with translation MGPSKPTVSETTFAFTTQLYRNEAKALQTQLQFNRHVPAVPENLGLIFSNPRPIIIEKLKASNDQRNLAGSEDPSIRSSGMFSVVSEERLKLAIQLAKRDIKRRHLEEQVKQRVFGDAVNKPLLAHKSEEQKTEVSESPENKNALKSETRLKYQQKLGQPSKVETTTSGAKVYLYTSNEGRLTPAVLGSPPTRDTGQGPKPKVNKKEGENIQEVRRLQKELRSYVQKIEELTKKGREREILDPDEEQRVYTRRQKQAARSARMLYVLQQQVKEIQDDLEKLSPHKIKHTKKSRAVSRLAAAHRGAVRALQAFANQFTDQTEQQIPTHYKELGSLIRQLSLCSAKLEVDSSISDIIIDILLQVEDLDSLLEKKQTPKKVKKCISASQGKSPRNTETFPARKQLSSPKGENKPLILKGQHGQEPRKPPAARSLLTAGQKANSCAHILHDKFQEENDPPTAERNVTLQGSIDALVRARAVKKDPILERGPLKKKGMLLPAKSQGMLKSLKSRQAQPQGKRARFQETTIAFQQKENKRLVKESRIPCVPPNPTSPAVSPMRLARPEAETSRRVKVLTDFNRGEMKEIKKLRSQSSSPTQYADKVEKAVRERLEPLVDRTQQVAANADILSEKLLDDLLEDTAQELWSMEQHERLQTEALPIAGTHSLESMLQRMEEIERYQEAVRRRFTQIVYSDVELWAQEDKMEQQISSIAKRPTSPHPIQITKLIGCTNPEMDILSEKLFDGNDIDENKEAEEKLQTENYILQPSTRNSLQKECSVSLSVPKHMLQSILDYNSRYKHHLKLISHEVVGSFNPWQIAERYMNSLCVFEVNVSADEQVFLSLFRKGVGRRLFKFQIESQSSQLLDCFSTGTQCSWIFKVVG
- the KIAA0753 gene encoding protein moonraker isoform X4 produces the protein MGPSKPTVSETTFAFTTQLYRNEAKALQTQLQFNRHVPAVPENLGLIFSNPRPIIIEKLKASNDQRNLAGSEDPSIRSSGMFSVVSEERLKLAIQLAKRDIKRRHLEEQVKQRVFGDAVNKPLLAHKSEEQKTEVSESPENKNALKSETRLKYQQKLGQPSKVETTTSGAKVYLYTSNEGRLTPAVLGSPPTRDTGQGPKPKVNKKEGENIQEVRRLQKELRSYVQKIEELTKKGREREILDPDEEQRVYTRRQKQAARSARMLYVLQQQVKEIQDDLEKLSPHKIKHTKKSRAVSRLAAAHRGAVRALQAFANQFTDQTEQQIPTHYKELGSLIRQLSLCSAKLEVDSSISDIIIDILLQVEDLDSLLEKKQTPKKVKKCISASQGKSPRNTETFPARKQLSSPKGENKPLILKGQHGQEPRKPPAARSLLTAGQKANSCAHILHDKFQEENDPPTAERNVTLQGSIDALVRARAVKKDPILERGPLKKKGMLLPAKSQGMLKSLKSRQAQPQGKRARFQETTIAFQQKENKRLVKESRIPCVPPNPTSPAVSPMRLARPEAETSRRVKVLTDFNRGEMKEIKKLRSQSSSPTQYADKVEKAVRERLEPLVDRTQQVAANADILSEKLLDDLLEDTAQELWSMEQHERLQTEALPIAGTHSLESMLQRMEEIERYQEAVRRRFTQIVYSDVELWAQEDKMEQQISSIAKRPTSPHPIQITKLIGCTNPEMDILSEKLFDGNDIDENKEAEEKLQTENYILQPSTRNSLQKECSVSLSVPKHMLQSILDYNSRYKHHLKLISHEVVGSFNPWQIAESLAEQLTEEALCDVAAELQDVCEDYAEAVFTSEFLQPVQ
- the KIAA0753 gene encoding protein moonraker isoform X2, whose amino-acid sequence is MGPSKPTVSETTFAFTTQLYRNEAKALQTQLQFNRHVPAVPENLGLIFSNPRPIIIEKLKASNDQRNLAGSEDPSIRSSGMFSVVSEERLKLAIQLAKRDIKRRHLEEQVKQRVFGDAVNKPLLAHKSEEQKTEVSESPENKNALKSETRLKYQQKLGQPSKVETTTSGAKVYLYTSNEGRLTPAVLGSPPTRDTGQGPKPKVNKKEGENIQEVRRLQKELRSYVQKIEELTKKGREREILDPDEEQRVYTRRQKQAARSARMLYVLQQQVKEIQDDLEKLSPHKIKHTKKSRAVSRLAAAHRGAVRALQAFANQFTDQTEQQIPTHYKELGSLIRQLSLCSAKLEVDSSISDIIIDILLQVEDLDSLLEKKQTPKKVKKCISASQGKSPRNTETFPARKQLSSPKGENKPLILKGQHGQEPRKPPAARSLLTAGQKANSCAHILHDKFQEENDPPTAERNVTLQGSIDALVRARAVKKDPILERGPLKKKGMLLPAKSQGMLKSLKSRQAQPQGKRARFQETTIAFQQKENKRLVKESRIPCVPPNPTSPAVSPMRLARPEAETSRRVKVLTDFNRGEMKEIKKLRSQSSSPTQYADKVEKAVRERLEPLVDRTQVAANADILSEKLLDDLLEDTAQELWSMEQHERLQTEALPIAGTHSLESMLQRMEEIERYQEAVRRRFTQIVYSDVELWAQEDKMEQQISSIAKRPTSPHPIQITKLIGCTNPEMDILSEKLFDGNDIDENKEAEEKLQTENYILQPSTRNSLQKECSVSLSVPKHMLQSILDYNSRYKHHLKLISHEVVGSFNPWQIAERYMNSLCVFEVNVSADEQVFLSLFRKGVGRRLFKFQIESQSSQLLDCFSTGTQCSWIFKVVG
- the KIAA0753 gene encoding protein moonraker isoform X5, coding for MGPSKPTVSETTFAFTTQLYRNEAKALQTQLQFNRHVPAVPENLGLIFSNPRPIIIEKLKASNDQRNLAGSEDPSIRSSGMFSVVSEERLKLAIQLAKRDIKRRHLEEQVKQRVFGDAVNKPLLAHKSEEQKTEVSESPENKNALKSETRLKYQQKLGQPSKVETTTSGAKVYLYTSNEGRLTPAVLGSPPTRDTGQGPKPKVNKKEGENIQEVRRLQKELRSYVQKIEELTKKGREREILDPDEEQRVYTRRQKQAARSARMLYVLQQQVKEIQDDLEKLSPHKIKHTKKDLDSLLEKKQTPKKVKKCISASQGKSPRNTETFPARKQLSSPKGENKPLILKGQHGQEPRKPPAARSLLTAGQKANSCAHILHDKFQEENDPPTAERNVTLQGSIDALVRARAVKKDPILERGPLKKKGMLLPAKSQGMLKSLKSRQAQPQGKRARFQETTIAFQQKENKRLVKESRIPCVPPNPTSPAVSPMRLARPEAETSRRVKVLTDFNRGEMKEIKKLRSQSSSPTQYADKVEKAVRERLEPLVDRTQQVAANADILSEKLLDDLLEDTAQELWSMEQHERLQTEALPIAGTHSLESMLQRMEEIERYQEAVRRRFTQIVYSDVELWAQEDKMEQQISSIAKRPTSPHPIQITKLIGCTNPEMDILSEKLFDGNDIDENKEAEEKLQTENYILQPSTRNSLQKECSVSLSVPKHMLQSILDYNSRYKHHLKLISHEVVGSFNPWQIAERYMNSLCVFEVNVSADEQVFLSLFRKGVGRRLFKFQIESQSSQLLDCFSTGTQCSWIFKVVG
- the KIAA0753 gene encoding protein moonraker isoform X3, giving the protein MGPSKPTVSETTFAFTTQLYRNEAKALQTQLQFNRHVPAVPENLGLIFSNPRPIIIEKLKASNDQRNLAGSEDPSIRSSGMFSVVSEERLKLAIQLAKRDIKRRHLEEQVKQRVFGDAVNKPLLAHKSEEQKTEVSESPENKNALKSETRLKYQQKLGQPSKVETTTSGAKVYLYTSNEGRLTPAVLGSPPTRDTGQGPKPKVNKKEGENIQEVRRLQKELRSYVQKIEELTKKGREREILDPDEEQRVYTRRQKQAARSARMLYVLQQQVKEIQDDLEKLSPHKIKHTKKSRAVSRLAAAHRGAVRALQAFANQFTDQTEQQIPTHYKELGSLIRQLSLCSAKLEVDSSISDIIIDILLQVEDLDSLLEKKQTPKKVKKCISASQGKSPRNTETFPARKQLSSPKGENKPLILKGQHGQEPRKPPAARSLLTGQKANSCAHILHDKFQEENDPPTAERNVTLQGSIDALVRARAVKKDPILERGPLKKKGMLLPAKSQGMLKSLKSRQAQPQGKRARFQETTIAFQQKENKRLVKESRIPCVPPNPTSPAVSPMRLARPEAETSRRVKVLTDFNRGEMKEIKKLRSQSSSPTQYADKVEKAVRERLEPLVDRTQQVAANADILSEKLLDDLLEDTAQELWSMEQHERLQTEALPIAGTHSLESMLQRMEEIERYQEAVRRRFTQIVYSDVELWAQEDKMEQQISSIAKRPTSPHPIQITKLIGCTNPEMDILSEKLFDGNDIDENKEAEEKLQTENYILQPSTRNSLQKECSVSLSVPKHMLQSILDYNSRYKHHLKLISHEVVGSFNPWQIAERYMNSLCVFEVNVSADEQVFLSLFRKGVGRRLFKFQIESQSSQLLDCFSTGTQCSWIFKVVG